The DNA region CCTTGTGCACCCATCAATAATCTATCTCAAGTATTTTCAGATCCACAGGTCTGTGCGCGAGAAATGCGACGAACGATTGTCGATAACTATGGCCGTCAAGTACCTACCGTCGCAAACCCAATAAGATTTTCTGTAACGCCGGTTGAGTACAAGGCTGCTCCGCCCGTATTAGGAGAGTCGACCAAACAAATACTGATGAAGTTAGGTAAGTCAGAGACTGAATTGGCAGACTGGTTGGCACGTGGAATTATTTCTATCTCGGACCCTTAGTCGACGGAGTCATGGAGTCATGGAGTCATAGTAAACGTACCTATCGCAAAACAGTCCATCGCAAAACAGTCCATCGCAAAACAGTCCATCGCAAACCGGGCATCTCCAACAACCGACGCATGCACCCACTGAAAAATTCCATCAATACACTAAAGCTGCATGGAGGATGACCGATAACTTTACTAGACTTATAAAAAAATAAACAATGAGGGTAGTATGCAGGTCTCTAGTTCTCTCCAACGAAAACTTATTTTCTCGATTTCAGGAGCACTTGCTCTGCTGTTAGGTATCGCAGGGTATTTTGTTAGCGTTAAGATAGCCGAGTTAGCCGAAGATAAGGTTTCATCACAAGCCGCTTCACTGCTTGAGTTAAAAGCACAAGAGGTCACCAGCTTCTTTACTGAGAGAGCACGAGTTCCGCTCACCTTCTTTCAAGATCCAAGAGTCACCACTTGGTTTGCCAATCACCGACAACGCGGCGCCAATCTCGATGGCGACGAGAAATATCAAGGCATTCACCAATCATTTAACAAGATTGTTGCCAGTGATGAGACGATAAAATCGATCTTCATTGGGTCGGCCAATACTTTTGAGTACTTTTATGAGCAAGGGCGAGTGGGTGTTGATACCGAAGGCGCCAATGCTGGAGATGTGAGTAAAGGCTATTTTACCAATAAGCGTCCGTGGTGGCATGAAGCATTGAAGCAAGATCGGCTGTACCTCACTTCACCGCAAGTCGACGCGACGGATAAAACCGTTTCGTCAGTATTGCAAATGACGGTATATGGACCCAATCGGCAATTAATAGGGGTTGCCGGTGTCGATATTTTAATTACCACCGTCGGAGATTTGATTTCTCAAGTTCAATATGAAAATCAAGGTTCTGCGTTTCTTATCAATGAGCAGCAAGAGCTGGTTTATTTTGCAAGAAAGCAAGACGATTTAGAGCTAAATCAACCCTTGGCAGAGCTTGATGGCAAGTTTCAAAACAGCCAAGGATTTGCTGCGTTGAGTAGTCAGATTGCCAGCTCGGTCAGTGGCAAAGGCGTTCCAGTAGAATTAGAGGGTGTCGATTACCAAGTATTTTATGTACCTGTACAAGCTAAGGTACCCTATATTAATTGGACGTTGGGTCTGCTGGTTCCTGAGACAGTGATCAGTGAACCCATCGAACAAGCGGTGTTTTACTCAACACTTATTATCGTGTTGATTATTGTTGTTCTGTCTTTGATCACTTGGGTGATCAGTTTAAGAATCGTTCGGCCGGTAAAACAAATCGCGAATGCTATGTCAGACATAGCTCATGGCGATGGTGATTTAACTCGACGACTCAGTATTGTGTCGAATGATGAAGTCGGAGCCGTCGCCACTGAGTTTAATCGTTTTATTGATAAAATTCAGGGGTTGATTTCACAGGCCACCACTAATTCAGAACAAGTCAGTAGCACAGCAGATCGAGTGTCAGATACCGCATCAAAACTCAACCAAGAGGTGGTTCAAGAGCGCGGACAAATGGACAAAGTCGCCGACTCAGTTTCTCAGATGATGGGTGTCAGTGAAGCAATTAAACAGCAAGCGCAAAACGCCGATGCAGTGGTTGGTGAAGTTGCGAATTCCGTTGAAACGGTCGCAGATAATTCCAGAAATACTCAGCGAGTCATTAGCGAAGTATCACAAGCGATATCGAAAGCCACTGAAGCCGTCGTTG from Pleionea litopenaei includes:
- a CDS encoding methyl-accepting chemotaxis protein, with amino-acid sequence MQVSSSLQRKLIFSISGALALLLGIAGYFVSVKIAELAEDKVSSQAASLLELKAQEVTSFFTERARVPLTFFQDPRVTTWFANHRQRGANLDGDEKYQGIHQSFNKIVASDETIKSIFIGSANTFEYFYEQGRVGVDTEGANAGDVSKGYFTNKRPWWHEALKQDRLYLTSPQVDATDKTVSSVLQMTVYGPNRQLIGVAGVDILITTVGDLISQVQYENQGSAFLINEQQELVYFARKQDDLELNQPLAELDGKFQNSQGFAALSSQIASSVSGKGVPVELEGVDYQVFYVPVQAKVPYINWTLGLLVPETVISEPIEQAVFYSTLIIVLIIVVLSLITWVISLRIVRPVKQIANAMSDIAHGDGDLTRRLSIVSNDEVGAVATEFNRFIDKIQGLISQATTNSEQVSSTADRVSDTASKLNQEVVQERGQMDKVADSVSQMMGVSEAIKQQAQNADAVVGEVANSVETVADNSRNTQRVISEVSQAISKATEAVVALNDDVGEIGAVLDVIKNIAEQTNLLALNAAIEAARAGEQGRGFAVVADEVRVLATRTQESTDHIQKTIEKLQSGAAMVKQSMEHSDQMSDQGVQQVEQVLLAIEQIDSAVGQVKQVSKDISSATQEQETIANTIEKNLTAIHRLTELMVNHSGAMDQDSHLLNQLSSELQKIVKQFKV